In Corynebacterium afermentans subsp. afermentans, a genomic segment contains:
- the der gene encoding ribosome biogenesis GTPase Der, whose product MSERNNNPSSNDGHLEPETQFIQPGIDRSGYTDVDAYVVGADSAEYYENKDFNAEEDLQGFEDAGIDESEFGEADFGEGYDSDDELTEEEWAELEAEYGIAQPDVVTEALPTVSIVGRPNVGKSSLVNRFIGRREAVVEDHPGVTRDRVSYITDWGGRRFWVQDTGGWDPDAKGIHAAIARQAEAAMATSDVIVMVVDAKTAITETDAVMARNLQRSEVPVILVANKFESDSQWGDVAEFYALGLGDPWPVSALHGRGGADVLDEIMRLFPDEPRVKESITGGPRRVALVGRPNVGKSSLLNKLTKSNRSVVDNVAGTTVDPVDELVQLDEDLWTFIDTAGLRKKVKNAQGHEYYASLRTRGTIEAAEVCIVLIDASEEISEQDQRVISMVLEAGKAMVICFNKWDLMDEDRRYDFDREFDETMGQLKWVTKLNISADTGRGLHRLEPAMKEALENWDKRISTGQLNNWLREAIAANPPPMKNNRLPKLLFATMASTRPPTIVLFTTGFLDGGYRRYLERKFREQFGYHGTPVRIAVRVRERRGKKG is encoded by the coding sequence ATGAGCGAGCGCAACAACAACCCCAGTTCCAACGACGGGCACCTCGAGCCGGAGACGCAGTTCATCCAGCCCGGCATCGACCGTTCCGGCTACACCGACGTGGACGCCTACGTGGTCGGCGCCGATAGCGCCGAGTACTACGAGAACAAGGACTTCAACGCGGAGGAGGACCTGCAGGGCTTCGAAGACGCCGGCATCGACGAGTCCGAGTTCGGCGAGGCCGACTTTGGCGAGGGCTACGACTCCGACGACGAACTGACCGAGGAGGAGTGGGCCGAGCTCGAGGCGGAGTACGGCATTGCCCAGCCTGACGTGGTCACCGAGGCGCTGCCGACGGTCTCTATCGTGGGCCGTCCGAACGTGGGCAAGTCCTCGCTGGTCAACCGCTTCATCGGCCGCCGCGAGGCCGTGGTGGAGGACCACCCGGGCGTCACGCGCGACCGTGTCAGCTACATCACGGACTGGGGCGGGCGCCGCTTCTGGGTGCAGGACACCGGCGGCTGGGACCCGGACGCGAAGGGGATCCACGCCGCGATCGCCCGCCAGGCGGAGGCCGCGATGGCCACCTCCGATGTCATTGTCATGGTTGTGGACGCGAAAACCGCCATCACGGAGACGGACGCGGTGATGGCCCGCAACCTGCAGCGCTCCGAGGTTCCCGTGATCCTGGTGGCGAACAAGTTTGAGTCCGACAGCCAGTGGGGCGACGTGGCCGAGTTCTACGCGCTCGGCTTGGGCGACCCCTGGCCGGTCTCCGCGCTGCACGGCCGCGGCGGTGCGGATGTGTTGGACGAGATCATGCGCCTGTTCCCGGATGAGCCGCGGGTGAAGGAATCCATCACCGGCGGCCCGCGCCGCGTCGCGCTGGTGGGCCGTCCTAACGTGGGCAAGTCCAGCCTGCTGAACAAGCTGACTAAGTCCAACCGCTCAGTGGTGGACAACGTTGCCGGCACCACCGTGGACCCGGTGGATGAGCTCGTGCAGCTGGACGAGGATCTGTGGACCTTCATCGACACCGCCGGCCTGCGCAAGAAGGTCAAAAACGCCCAGGGCCACGAGTACTACGCGTCGCTTCGCACCCGCGGCACTATCGAGGCCGCTGAGGTGTGCATCGTGCTCATCGACGCCTCGGAGGAGATCTCTGAGCAGGACCAGCGCGTGATCTCCATGGTGTTGGAAGCCGGTAAGGCGATGGTCATCTGCTTTAACAAGTGGGACCTGATGGATGAGGACCGTCGCTACGACTTCGACCGCGAATTCGACGAGACGATGGGTCAGCTCAAGTGGGTGACCAAGCTCAACATCTCCGCCGACACCGGCCGCGGCCTGCACCGCCTGGAGCCGGCGATGAAGGAGGCGTTGGAGAACTGGGATAAGCGCATTTCCACCGGTCAGCTGAACAATTGGCTGCGCGAGGCGATCGCGGCGAACCCGCCGCCGATGAAGAACAACCGACTGCCCAAGTTGCTGTTTGCCACCATGGCCAGCACCCGTCCGCCGACAATCGTGCTGTTTACCACCGGGTTCCTCGACGGCGGGTACCGCCGCTACCTGGAGCGGAAGTTCCGCGAGCAGTTCGGCTACCACGGCACCCCGGTGCGCATCGCGGTGCGCGTGCGCGAGCGGCGCGGCAAGAAGGGCTAG
- a CDS encoding alpha/beta hydrolase family esterase, with protein MRQRTLNVGGVERSYHVSVPAGHTGALPVIVALHGKGDNGRDFLAGTGLHRARAIVAAPTGAGLAWSPAPYARTTFDEDAAFVRALIDDLRSTFATTNTYLVGFSNGGGLAVHLSLTDLDLAGVATVAAAVRATPDELAAAAQPLDYLNIHGTFDDVVPFAGEKRSPYSGGEDDTTYGAPDVVAAFERRNGDRASADLIAVEGMGHEWPTGPWAARRGLDATEAIVEFFGLEFNRAG; from the coding sequence ATGCGGCAGCGCACACTCAACGTTGGTGGCGTGGAGCGCAGTTACCACGTCAGCGTTCCCGCAGGTCACACTGGCGCGTTGCCGGTGATCGTCGCGCTGCACGGCAAGGGCGACAATGGCCGCGATTTCCTTGCCGGCACGGGCCTGCACCGGGCGCGCGCCATCGTCGCCGCGCCAACGGGTGCGGGCCTTGCATGGTCGCCTGCGCCGTACGCGCGCACCACCTTCGATGAAGATGCGGCGTTTGTGCGTGCGCTTATCGACGACCTCCGGTCCACCTTCGCCACCACCAACACCTACCTTGTCGGCTTTTCCAACGGCGGGGGACTGGCGGTGCACCTGAGCCTGACCGACCTCGACCTCGCTGGCGTCGCCACTGTTGCAGCGGCTGTGCGTGCAACCCCGGACGAGCTGGCTGCAGCAGCACAGCCGCTGGATTACCTGAACATTCACGGCACCTTCGACGACGTGGTGCCGTTTGCCGGCGAGAAGCGCTCCCCGTACAGCGGGGGAGAAGACGACACCACTTACGGCGCACCCGACGTGGTGGCGGCGTTTGAGCGCCGCAACGGCGACCGCGCCAGCGCCGATCTGATTGCGGTGGAGGGCATGGGGCACGAGTGGCCCACTGGGCCGTGGGCTGCCCGGCGCGGCCTGGACGCCACCGAGGCGATTGTTGAGTTCTTCGGGCTGGAGTTCAACCGCGCCGGCTAG
- a CDS encoding class I SAM-dependent methyltransferase: MHASRTQPGPSRKAGPTFRNSAHRSGAAEAFTRDANRYDTARPTYPDALGKLVGPGTVCDIGAGTGKFTQLLCDDSRSVFACDPSGGMTRVFHTVLPEVPVWRATAEATGLVDDAVDALTCAQTWHWVDVHAASAEADRVIRPGGRLVLCWNTLAVRHPWVLRLSRIMHSGDVQREGFYPEVASPWQLTDELRREWLHPIAVEGCFELMATRSYWLKANERTRAKMEANLAWYLYERLGFDPGDTIPLPYRTDAFVYERA, translated from the coding sequence GTGCACGCGAGCAGAACACAGCCAGGCCCCAGCAGGAAAGCTGGCCCCACGTTCAGAAACTCCGCGCACCGCAGCGGCGCCGCCGAGGCGTTCACCCGCGACGCAAATCGCTACGACACCGCCCGCCCCACCTACCCCGACGCATTAGGTAAGCTCGTCGGCCCCGGCACTGTCTGCGACATTGGCGCAGGTACCGGCAAGTTCACACAATTGCTTTGCGACGATTCACGTTCCGTGTTCGCCTGCGATCCCAGCGGAGGCATGACCCGCGTGTTCCACACGGTGCTTCCCGAAGTGCCCGTGTGGCGCGCCACCGCCGAGGCGACCGGCTTGGTCGATGACGCGGTCGATGCATTGACGTGCGCGCAGACCTGGCACTGGGTGGATGTACACGCCGCTAGCGCGGAGGCGGACCGCGTGATCCGGCCCGGCGGGCGCCTGGTGCTGTGCTGGAACACCCTGGCCGTGCGCCACCCCTGGGTGCTCAGGCTCAGCCGCATCATGCATTCCGGAGACGTACAGCGCGAGGGCTTCTACCCGGAGGTCGCCTCCCCTTGGCAGCTGACAGACGAGCTGCGCCGGGAGTGGCTCCACCCCATCGCCGTCGAGGGCTGCTTCGAGCTCATGGCTACCCGCTCCTACTGGCTGAAAGCGAACGAGCGCACTCGCGCCAAGATGGAGGCGAACCTCGCCTGGTACCTCTACGAGCGCCTCGGCTTCGACCCCGGCGACACCATCCCGCTGCCGTACCGCACCGACGCGTTCGTCTACGAGCGCGCCTAG
- a CDS encoding alpha/beta hydrolase family esterase, which produces MFLRQKIRAAAAIGLAVTCFSVAGCAGDTARLRTAITTQPDPPRDVVREVEPWSDPAIEHRQMTSAGLKRDYILSVPRGAKQRDRLPLILVFHGYMEDAERIRQHSQLDKADAVVAFMDGVGKAWAPAPYAETTGEQDLAFVDDVLGQVEGEYSIDRTRIFAAGFSNGGGFATFVGCQRPQEFSGVATVAGAFYQRVSSGCSSIPMKHVDIHGTADPIISYDGGERHETVYNSTPEMLEEAAVRNHCAGRREDVALSPTVTKLSWEDCDAALSHYRIEGGPHVWPGGTSDKTGLVSDGFAARTLLEFFGVGLS; this is translated from the coding sequence GTGTTTCTCCGCCAAAAGATCCGCGCCGCGGCCGCCATCGGCTTGGCCGTCACCTGTTTTAGCGTCGCAGGGTGCGCGGGGGATACGGCACGGCTGCGTACTGCGATAACCACGCAGCCGGATCCTCCCCGGGACGTCGTGCGCGAGGTGGAGCCGTGGTCCGACCCGGCGATAGAACACCGGCAGATGACGTCCGCCGGGCTCAAGCGCGACTACATCCTGTCGGTGCCGAGGGGCGCGAAGCAGCGCGACAGGCTGCCGCTGATCCTGGTGTTCCACGGCTACATGGAAGACGCGGAGCGGATCCGCCAGCACTCGCAGCTGGACAAGGCGGACGCCGTTGTGGCGTTCATGGACGGAGTGGGCAAAGCCTGGGCGCCTGCCCCGTACGCGGAAACGACCGGAGAGCAGGACCTGGCGTTCGTCGACGATGTGCTTGGTCAGGTGGAGGGCGAATACTCCATCGACCGCACCCGCATCTTCGCCGCCGGTTTTTCCAACGGCGGCGGGTTCGCGACGTTTGTGGGCTGCCAGCGACCGCAGGAGTTCAGCGGCGTGGCCACTGTGGCCGGCGCGTTTTACCAGCGCGTTTCCTCCGGGTGCTCCAGTATCCCGATGAAGCACGTGGACATCCACGGCACCGCCGACCCGATCATCTCCTACGACGGCGGCGAGCGACACGAGACGGTGTACAACTCCACACCCGAGATGCTCGAGGAAGCGGCGGTGCGCAACCACTGCGCGGGGCGCAGGGAAGACGTTGCGCTGTCGCCCACGGTGACGAAGCTGAGCTGGGAGGACTGCGATGCCGCGCTGTCGCACTACCGCATTGAGGGCGGGCCGCACGTGTGGCCCGGCGGCACCTCCGACAAGACCGGCCTGGTGTCCGACGGGTTTGCCGCCCGCACGCTGCTGGAATTTTTCGGCGTCGGGTTGTCGTAG
- a CDS encoding diacylglycerol/lipid kinase family protein — MNVASSSRVTVVFNPVKVHLGRLRRAVERYAWEGADIEWAETTAEGPGFSQAVRALEHGTDLIIAAGGDGTVRMVALAVSGSKTPMAIVPAGTGNMLARNLGVPLVLEAAVRRAFSRTDRLIDLCRAEMVYSDGRTEHSGFAVMAGVGADAGMIHRTRDGLKAAVGPLAYVPAVLQSLGGGNSVDVSITVDGDPSVTTSLHTCIVGNCSDLVGGVPLLPDALPDDGVLDAVVLRAEDVADWAGIGGKIALDTVRDGINALLPGEAQPRPPASLPPTMEYLAGRRITLEFSEPEQLELDGDAAGTVSAVSFSVMPGTLRVVS, encoded by the coding sequence GTGAATGTCGCGTCTAGTTCCCGGGTAACAGTGGTGTTCAACCCTGTGAAGGTCCACCTGGGAAGGCTGCGCCGCGCCGTGGAGCGCTACGCCTGGGAGGGTGCGGATATCGAGTGGGCAGAAACGACCGCGGAGGGGCCCGGGTTTTCCCAGGCCGTCCGCGCGCTCGAGCACGGCACCGACTTGATCATCGCCGCTGGTGGTGACGGCACGGTGCGCATGGTCGCGCTGGCCGTGTCCGGTTCCAAAACTCCCATGGCGATCGTGCCGGCGGGCACAGGCAACATGCTCGCGCGCAACCTCGGGGTGCCGCTTGTGCTGGAAGCGGCGGTGCGCCGGGCGTTTTCCCGCACCGACCGGCTCATCGACCTCTGCCGCGCCGAGATGGTCTACTCCGACGGCCGCACTGAGCACTCCGGCTTCGCCGTCATGGCCGGTGTCGGTGCGGACGCTGGCATGATCCACCGCACCCGCGACGGCCTCAAGGCTGCGGTCGGGCCGCTCGCGTACGTTCCGGCCGTGCTCCAATCGCTCGGCGGCGGCAATAGCGTGGACGTGAGCATCACAGTCGATGGCGATCCTTCGGTCACCACCTCCCTGCACACGTGCATCGTGGGCAACTGCAGTGACCTGGTGGGCGGGGTCCCGCTGCTGCCGGACGCGCTGCCTGACGACGGGGTCCTCGACGCCGTGGTTCTGCGTGCCGAAGACGTCGCCGACTGGGCAGGTATCGGTGGCAAGATCGCGCTGGACACCGTCCGCGACGGCATCAACGCGCTGCTGCCTGGCGAGGCGCAACCGCGCCCGCCAGCGTCGTTGCCTCCGACCATGGAATACCTCGCGGGCCGGCGGATCACGCTCGAGTTTTCAGAACCCGAGCAACTCGAGCTTGACGGCGATGCCGCCGGTACCGTCAGCGCTGTCAGCTTTAGCGTGATGCCTGGCACCCTGCGCGTGGTGAGCTGA
- a CDS encoding gamma carbonic anhydrase family protein: MTIGHLAMVHGCHIEPGCLIGMSATVLSRSRVGKGSIVGGGAVVLEGQQLPEFSLAAGVPAKVKRTLEPDTFEARLRHAAYYVELGRRAASGLVAVDRASLA; this comes from the coding sequence GTGACCATTGGGCATCTGGCCATGGTACACGGCTGCCACATCGAACCCGGTTGCCTGATCGGCATGAGCGCGACGGTGCTGTCGCGCTCGCGCGTGGGCAAGGGCTCCATCGTCGGTGGCGGGGCAGTGGTGCTCGAAGGCCAGCAGTTGCCGGAGTTCTCGCTTGCCGCCGGTGTGCCAGCAAAGGTCAAGCGCACACTGGAGCCGGACACCTTTGAGGCGCGGTTGAGGCACGCGGCTTACTACGTGGAGCTGGGCCGGCGGGCAGCGAGCGGTCTCGTGGCGGTGGACCGGGCGTCGCTTGCGTAA
- a CDS encoding 3-hydroxyacyl-CoA dehydrogenase NAD-binding domain-containing protein yields the protein MKAELESANDETIAAAHENLTQTSDLKEAVANADLVIEAIPENLELKRKVWAEVGQYAPETTVFATNTSTLMPSKFADATGAPERFLALHFANHIWIQNTAEVMPHEGTDPKYVDQLVEFAEQINMVPVPLKREQPGYVLNTLLVPLLSAGMYLLHHDIAEPADIDRDWCNSTGSPRGPFEIMDLIGVRTLVAVIESNENAPQWQKDFLETTLKPMVAEGRIGLEAGQGFYTYDANGKIVS from the coding sequence ATGAAGGCGGAGCTCGAATCCGCCAACGACGAAACCATCGCGGCGGCGCACGAAAACCTCACCCAGACCTCGGACCTCAAGGAAGCGGTAGCGAACGCGGACCTGGTCATCGAGGCGATCCCGGAAAACCTCGAGCTCAAGCGCAAGGTCTGGGCCGAAGTGGGGCAGTACGCCCCGGAGACCACCGTCTTTGCCACCAACACGTCCACGCTCATGCCGAGCAAGTTCGCGGACGCGACGGGTGCGCCGGAGCGCTTCTTAGCACTGCACTTTGCCAACCACATCTGGATCCAGAACACCGCCGAGGTGATGCCGCACGAGGGCACCGACCCGAAGTATGTGGACCAGCTCGTGGAGTTTGCGGAGCAGATCAACATGGTGCCGGTCCCGCTCAAGCGCGAGCAGCCCGGCTACGTGCTAAACACGCTGCTGGTGCCGCTGCTCAGTGCTGGCATGTACCTGCTGCACCACGACATCGCTGAACCTGCGGACATCGACCGCGACTGGTGCAACTCCACCGGCTCACCGCGCGGCCCGTTCGAGATCATGGACCTTATCGGCGTGCGCACCTTGGTCGCCGTGATCGAGTCCAACGAAAACGCCCCGCAGTGGCAGAAGGACTTCCTTGAGACGACGCTCAAGCCGATGGTCGCAGAAGGCAGGATCGGCCTGGAAGCTGGGCAGGGCTTCTACACCTACGACGCGAACGGCAAGATCGTTTCCTAA
- a CDS encoding type II toxin-antitoxin system HipA family toxin encodes MAPTSIRIWTEVEDRKLSVATYFPHQHGGTLEYEKEWIQLPGAYAISPALPLHGGKQPLVSDRGHLPTALSDSAPDRWGRMLIQKQFARQGEQPTEVDYLLGVDDRLRLGALRFEVNGVTQSPSSRVPKLVNLADIERASRAVEEDDDAVDALKRIAVAGSSLGGARPKATVIDDEGKLMMAKFSSSADTIDAVAWEKVCLDIAELAGISTPSSRLLEINGRSVLLLERFDRAYGEDGSEARIPYMSAMTLLNRTDGDRASMVEIAEELRLLSINGDSAAELFSRTAINLLVGNTDNHLRNHGFIRVDGAWRLSPVFDITPATTKTNFATSVDVVGDDSVDTLMGAAGWFGLNDNQAIERLSRAVDAVKQWKELARRNQIAVAEDKQVAPSFDGGHLQRAQVLIREQRA; translated from the coding sequence CGCAAGCTCTCTGTCGCAACCTATTTTCCGCACCAGCACGGTGGGACGCTCGAGTACGAAAAGGAGTGGATACAACTTCCAGGCGCGTACGCGATCAGCCCTGCGCTTCCCCTTCACGGCGGAAAGCAACCTCTCGTCTCTGATCGCGGGCATCTGCCCACCGCTCTTTCTGATTCTGCTCCGGATCGCTGGGGGCGAATGCTGATTCAAAAGCAGTTTGCGCGGCAGGGTGAACAGCCGACAGAAGTCGACTACCTCCTCGGTGTTGATGATCGCCTTCGCCTAGGAGCGTTGCGTTTCGAAGTGAACGGGGTGACCCAATCGCCGAGCAGCCGGGTGCCCAAACTTGTGAACCTCGCTGACATTGAGCGTGCCTCGCGCGCCGTTGAGGAAGACGATGATGCAGTGGATGCCCTGAAACGCATCGCTGTTGCCGGATCCTCTCTGGGTGGCGCCCGCCCGAAAGCCACAGTCATTGATGACGAAGGCAAACTGATGATGGCGAAGTTCTCCTCATCCGCAGACACTATCGACGCGGTTGCCTGGGAAAAGGTTTGTTTGGATATCGCAGAACTTGCGGGCATCTCCACACCGAGTTCGAGACTTTTGGAGATTAACGGGCGGTCCGTATTGCTTCTGGAAAGGTTCGACCGAGCCTACGGTGAGGATGGAAGCGAAGCCCGTATCCCCTACATGTCCGCAATGACTCTGCTCAATCGTACGGACGGTGACCGTGCATCCATGGTCGAGATCGCTGAGGAGCTTCGGCTGCTGAGCATCAATGGCGATTCCGCGGCTGAGCTTTTCAGCAGGACGGCGATCAACCTCCTGGTGGGCAACACCGACAACCACCTGCGAAACCACGGATTCATTCGCGTAGATGGCGCGTGGCGACTCTCCCCCGTATTCGATATCACGCCCGCCACCACTAAAACCAATTTTGCCACTTCCGTGGACGTTGTCGGCGACGATTCAGTAGACACACTCATGGGTGCCGCGGGCTGGTTTGGTCTCAATGACAATCAAGCCATCGAACGACTCAGCCGCGCAGTCGACGCAGTGAAACAATGGAAAGAGCTCGCACGCAGAAACCAAATCGCCGTCGCCGAGGACAAACAGGTTGCGCCCAGTTTTGACGGAGGGCATCTGCAGCGAGCTCAAGTGCTTATCCGCGAGCAACGCGCTTAG